A part of Brassica rapa cultivar Chiifu-401-42 chromosome A05, CAAS_Brap_v3.01, whole genome shotgun sequence genomic DNA contains:
- the LOC103868357 gene encoding proteasome subunit alpha type-4-A: protein MSRRYDSRTTIFSPEGRLYQVEYAMEAIGNAGSAIGILAKDGVVLIGEKKVTSKLLQTSTSAEKMYKIDDHVACAVAGIMSDANILINTARVQAQRYTFMYQEPMPVEQLVQSLCDTKQGYTQFGGLRPFGVSFLFAGWDKNHGFQLYMSDPSGNYGGWKAAAVGANNQAAQSILKQDYKDDASREDVVELALKVLSKTMDSTSLTSEKLELAEVFLTPSGSVQYHVHSPESLTKLLVKHGVTQPAAEAS from the exons ATGTCTCGGAGGTATGACAGTCGCACCACCATCTTCTCACCGGAAGGTCGTCTCTACCAAGTTGAGTACGCTATGGAAGCCATTGGCAACGCTGGCTCCGCTATTGGAATCTTGGCCAAAGACGGAGTTGTCTTGATCGGTGAAAAGAAAGTCACCTCTAAGCTTCTTCAGACCTCCACATCCGCTGAGAAAATGTACAAGATCGATGACCACGTGGCCTGTGCTGTCGCTGGCATCATGTCTGACGCCAACATTCTGATCAACACCGCTCGAGTCCAAGCTCAGCGTTACACCTTCATGTACCAAGAGCCTATGCCGGTTGAGCAGCTGGTTCAGTCTCTATGTGATACCAAGCAAGGGTACACACAGTTTGGTGGTCTTCGTCCCTTTggggtttcttttctttttgcagGATGGGACAAGAACCATGG GTTTCAACTCTATATGAGTGACCCTAGTGGGAACTACGGTGGATGGAAAGCTGCAGCCGTTGGTGCTAATAATCAAGCTGCTCAGTCTATTCTTAAGCAAGACTATAAGGATGATGCGTCGAGGGAAGATGTGGTTGAGCTGGCTCTCAAGGTTTTGAGCAAGACCATGGACAGCACGAGCTTGACATCTGAAAAGCTCGAGCTTGCTGAGGTGTTTCTGACTCCATCAGGGAGTGTTCAGTACCATGTTCACTCGCCTGAGTCTCTCACTAAGCTTTTGGTTAAGCATGGTGTGACCCAACCAGCTGCAGAAGCTTCCTAA
- the LOC103868359 gene encoding histone-lysine N-methyltransferase ATXR3 — protein sequence MSDGGVACMPLLNIMEKLPAVEKTLCGGNNDTKLAANSENGHASISANDDKLPDSQPAQPPKKKKKKIVKKVIRKVMVRKQKQPKQQAVQLPGESQAQTKEHDKKSEPLHENTCNGQLENGGDSGFKDEVEEGELGTMSSHGVLENGEISPVKSLQRSEIEKGEISGEGWKKDETANAEFSYMHYDKGYAERRDLSSDKYRKGEERDFRSWRDPGDEIEKGEFIPDRWHKMDTVRDDHSYNRSRRNGSDREKTWRYEYDYEHERTPPGGRFVNEDFYRRREFRSGNDRTTRISSKIVIEDNLHKNEYNDPNGLGKEYSSTVNKLKRHGAEPDSFERKHSYDDYGDYGSSKCRKISDDYSRSLHSDHYSRHSAERPYKDSYSSKTSSLEKYSRKHQDSSFPARAFSDRHGHSPARSDLSPHDRSRYHEHRDRSPLHRERSPYARERSPYIFEKSSHARKRSPHDRSHHHDYRRSPSYSEWSSDRRDGTSNYREDPQSDRNRRNGHREISRKSGVREKGDSQAGTELEHKYRHRDSNGKESASSSKELQGQNILYNNDPVVEKSSICDSSKIPSPCAKGNESVQVSEAPTEELPSMEVDMDICDTPPHEPAKGKESVAADSSLGKWFYLDYYGMENGPAKLSELKALMEQGILFSDHMIKHSDNNRWVTIENATSPTVNLNFPSVVSDAVTRLVNPPEAPGNLLEDIVDAAEAVPMDQEAGYSLPESVSIPDTKEILVEHHEDFQFDKRIASLVEGCTITPGRELETLGEAMQIEVEREETRKFVSPEDITWCYYQVVDQLLGDEASGSSEPKTRDVEELTSENVDGSERDEIGSWLSGRWSCKGGDWIRRDEASQDIYYKKKLVLNDGFPLCLMQKSGHEDPRRHQKDDLYYSRSSSRLELPLWAFSGVDERNQARGVKANVLSVVRLNSLVVNDQVPSIPDPHVKVRGREKCSSRHARPSPASSDSKWESVETISQSTSCGSQDLQGCWKTGASANTPTDRLYTVEDLQLHLGDWFYIDGAGQEQGPLPFSALQILVDKGLIKSHSSVFRKSDKIWVPVTSITKTLETSAKLQGKKPALPSDCQSLVVSESQDFKHSEMDTSLSSFHSMHPQFLGYFRGKLHQLVMKTFKSREFSAAINDVLDTWINGKQSKKETDKYMYHSSEFDLSYPKRARLMAGESGDHSEVDDVFQKDELAFEDLCGDATFHVEGSGSSRTAGIYWDLLDGHALARVFHLLRYDVKSLAFASMTCRHWKATVNSYKDISRQVDLSSLGPNCTDSRLWSIMNTYNTQKIDSVILVGCTNVTSSMLEEVLRLFPHISSVNITGCSQFGDLTLNYKKVSWLKFQHPRSGELRSRLRSLKQATDVAKSKGLGGDTDDFGNLKDYFDRVEKRDSANQLFRKSLYKRSKLYDARKSSAILSRDARIRRWAVKKSEHGYKRVEEFLASSLRGIMKQNTFDFFTLKVAQIEEKMKNGYYVSHGLKSVKEDISRMCREAIKGRNRGGSKDMNRIIVPFIQLATRLEEVSMVTSSYRRDELMKSWQDGSGFSSASKYNKKLSKSVTEKKFMSRTSDTLGVNGALDYGEYASDREIRRRLSKLNRKSFGSGSETSSELSENDSYSSASASESESDIRSEGRSQDSRVEKYFTSDESFDSVIEEREWGARMTKAGLVPPVTRKYEVIEKYTIVADEEEVQRKMRVSLPEDYAEKLKAQKNGTEELDMELPEVKEYKPRKLLGNEVLEQEVYGIDPYTHNLLLDSMPELDWSLQDKHSFIEDVVLRTLNRQARLFTGSGNTPMVFPLRPVIEELKENAREECDIQTMRMCQGILKAIESRSDDNYVSYRKGLGVVCNKQSGFVVEDFVVEFLGEVYPVWKWFEKQDGIRSLQENKTDPAPEFYNIYLERPKGDADGYDLVVVDAMHKANYASRICHSCRPNCEAKVTAVDGHYQIGIYSVRPIEYGEEITFDYNSVTESKEEYEASVCLCGSQVCRGSYLNLTGEGAFQKVLKEWHGLLDRHKLMLEACILNSVSEEDYLELGRAGLGSCLLGGLPDWVIAYTARLVRFINFERTKLPEEILKHNMEEKRKYFSDVHLDVEKSDAEVQAEGVYNQRLQNLAVTLDKVRYVMRRVFGDPKNAPPPLERLTPEETVSLLWNGDGSLVEELLQCLSPHVEEGIVDELRYKIRAHDPSGSADVLEELQRSLLWLRDEIRDLPCTYKCRNDAAADLIHIYAYTKCFFKVREYKSFVSSPVHISPLDLGAKYAEKLGDSMKEYRKTYGENYCLGQLIYWYEQTNTDPDVTLVKATRGCLSLPDVASFYAKAQKPSKHRVYGPKTVKTMVSQMLKQPQKPWAKDKIWMFKSNPGVFGSPMFDAVLNDSSLDRELLQWLRSRRHVFQATWDS from the exons ATGAGCGATGGGGGTGTAGCATGCATGCCTCTACTGAATATCATGGAGAAGCTTCCAGCTGTGGAGAAGACGCTTTGTGGAGGCAACAATGATACCAAGCTTGCTGCTAATTCTGAGAATGGCCACGCATCAATCTCAGCTAATGATGATAAGCTTCCAGACTCTCAGCCAGCTCAGCCacctaagaagaagaagaagaaaattgtTAAGAAGGTAATTCGTAAAGTTATGGTGAGAAAGCAGAAGCAGCCGAAACAGCAGGCAGTGCAACTCCCTGGAGAATCACAGGCTCAGACGAAAGAGCACGATAAGAAGAGTGAACCTCTGCATGAGAATACTTGTAATGGACAACTCGAAAACGGTGGAGATTCTGGGTTTAAAGATGAAGTGGAAGAGGGTGAGTTAGGTACAATGAGTTCTCATGGGGTTTTGGAGAACGGTGAAATTTCGCCGGTGAAGTCATTGCAGAGGAGTGAGATCGAAAAGGGCGAGATTTCTGGGGAGGGTTGGAAGAAAGACGAGACTGCAAATGCGGAGTTCAGTTACATGCATTATGATAAAGGGTACGCAGAGAGAAGGGATTTATCCTCAGATAAGTACAGGAAAGGGGAAGAGAGAGACTTCAGGTCATGGAGAGATCCCGGTGATGAAATTGAGAAGGGGGAGTTCATCCCAGACAGATGGCATAAAATGGATACAGTAAGGGATGATCATAGTTACAACCGGTCTCGTAGGAATGGATCAGACAGAGAGAAAACGTGGAGATACGAGTATGATTATGAACATGAACGTACCCCGCCTGGTGGAAGGTTCGTGAATGAGGATTTCTATCGCCGGAGAGAATTCAGAAGTGGGAATGACAGGACTACGAGGATCAGTTCTAAAATTGTAATAGAGGATAATTTACACAAGAACGAATACAACGATCCCAATGGTCTTGGGAAAGAGTATTCTTCTACCGTGAACAAGCTGAAGCGACATGGAGCTGAACCGGATAGCTTTGAGCGCAAACACTCTTATGATGATTATGGGGATTATGGGAGCTCCAAGTGTAGAAAAATTTCTGATGATTATTCCCGTTCGCTTCACTCAGACCACTATTCACGTCACTCTGCTGAGAGACCCTACAAAGATTCATATTCATCAAAAACTTCATCTCTGGAAAAGTATTCTAGAAAGCACCAAGACTCATCTTTCCCTGCTAGGGCTTTTTCGGACAGACATGGACACAGTCCTGCACGATCTGACCTTTCTCCACATGATCGGTCTAGGTACCATGAACACAGGGATAGAAGTCCACTCCATCGGGAGAGGTCACCATATGCCCGGGAGAGGTCGCCATACatctttgagaagtcttcacaTGCTCGTAAAAGGTCTCCCCATGACCGCAGCCATCACCATGATTATAGAAGAAGTCCAAGTTACTCTGAGTGGTCCAGTGATCGTAGGGATGGCACTTCTAACTATAGGGAAGATCCCCAGAGCGATCGTAACAGACGTAATGGCCACAGAGAAATAAGCAGGAAAAGTGGAGTTAGGGAGAAGGGGGATTCTCAGGCTGGTACGGAGCTCGAGCATAAGTACAGACATAGGGATTCTAATGGGAAAGAGTCGGCTTCATCAAGCAAAGAATTGCAAGGTCAAAACATTTTGTACAACAATGATCCGGTGGTTGAAAAAAGTTCTATTTGTGATTCATCCAAGATTCCAAGTCCGTGTGCAAAGGGAAACGAGTCTGTGCAAGTCTctgaagctcctactgaggagTTGCCATCAATGGAGGTAGATATGGACATTTGTGATACGCCACCGCATGAGCCTGCAAAGGGAAAAGAGTCTGTGGCGGCTGATTCATCTTTGGGGAAGTGGTTTTATCTTGATTACTATGGCATGGAAAATGGGCCTGCAAAGTTATCCGAGCTTAAAGCTCTTATGGAGCAAGGCATTCTTTTCTCTGACCATATGATTAAACATTCAGATAACAATAGGTGGGTCACTATTGAAAATGCAACATCTCCTACGGTCAACTTAAATTTTCCATCGGTCGTGTCAGATGCAGTGACACGGCTCGTCAATCCTCCTGAAGCGCCTGGTAATTTATTAGAAGACATTGTAGATGCTGCCGAAGCAGTTCCTATGGACCAAGAAGCTGGATATTCCTTGCCTGAATCAGTGTCTATACCAGATACTAAGGAAATTTTAGTAGAACATCATGAAGATTTTCAGTTTGATAAAAGGATCGCTAGTCTCGTGGAGGGTTGTACTATCACCCCTGGAAGGGAACTTGAAACACTTGGAG AAGCTATGCAGATTGAAGTTGAGCGTGAAGAGACTAGAAAATTTGTGAGTCCTGAAG ATATCACCTGGTGCTACTATCAAGTGGTAGATCAGTTGCTAGGGGATGAGGCGTCGGGGTCTTCAGAGCCCAAGACAAGGGATGTCGAAGAGTTGACGTCAGAAAATGTTGATGGATCTGAGAGAGATGAAATAGGAAGCTGGTTATCAGGTCGTTGGTCTTGCAAAGGAGGGGACTGGATAAGACGCGATGAAGCTTCGCAAGATATATATTACAAAAAGAAGTTGGTTCTGAATGATGGTTTCCCATTATGCCTGATGCAGAAGTCAGGTCATGAGGATCCTCGAAGGCATCAGAAGGATGATTTGTATTATTCTCGAAGCAGCTCCAGGCTGGAACTTCCCCTGTGGGCTTTTTCTGGTGTAGATGAGAGAAATCAGGCGAGGGGAGTCAAGGCTAATGTGCTCTCTGTAGTTAGGCTTAACTCATTGGTCGTAAATGATCAAGTTCCATCGATTCCTGATCCCCATGTCAAAGTTCGTGGTAGGGAAAAGTGCTCTTCAAggcatgctcgtccttccccTGCATCTAGTGATTCCAAGTGGGAATCAGTCGAAACGATTTCTCAATCAACATCTTGCGGCAGTCAAGATTTGCAGGGGTGTTGGAAAACCGGCGCATCTGCTAATACCCCTACAGATCGTCTGTATACAGTCGAGGATTTGCAATTGCATTTGGGTGATTGGTTCTATATAGATGGGGCTGGGCAAGAACAAGGACCTCTGCCATTTTCAGCGCTCCAGATATTGGTTGATAAAGGTTTAATAAAGAGCCATAGTAGTGTCTTCAGGAAATCTGATAAAATTTGGGTACCTGTTACTTCTATCACAAAAACTCTTGAAACAAGTGCCAAACTCCAGGGAAAAAAACCAGCCCTGCCTTCAGATTGTCAAAGCCTTGTTGTCTCAGAGTCGCAGGATTTCAAGCATTCTGAAATGGACACTAGTCTAAGCTCTTTCCATAGTATGCACCCTCAGTTCCTTGGGTATTTCCGTGGGAAACTCCATCAATTGGTTATGAAAACATTCAAGAGTCGGGAATTTTCTGCTGCCATAAACGATGTTTTAGACACTTGGATCAATGGGAAACAGTCAAAGAAAGAGACTGACAAGTACATGTACCACTCTTCAG AATTTGATTTATCCTATCCAAAAAGAGCTCGATTGATGGCTGGTGAAAGTGGGGACCATTCTGAAGTGGATGATGTGTTTCAGAAGGATGAGTTGGCATTTGAGGATTTATGTGGGGACGCTACCTTCCATGTAGAAGGAAGTGGATCTTCTCGCACCGCGGGGATTTACTGGGATCTGTTAGATGGTCATGCGTTAGCACGGGTGTTTCATTTGTTGAGATATGATGTAAAATCACTTGCATTTGCGTCCATGACTTGTAGACATTGGAAAGCCACTGTTAATTCATACAAGGATATTTCAAGACAAGTTGACTTATCTTCTTTGGGTCCCAACTGCACAGATTCTAGGCTTTGGAGTATCATG AACACTTACAACACGCAGAAGATAGACTCTGTCATTCTGGTTGGTTGTACAAACGTGACTTCCAGCATGCTTGAGGAAGTTCTTCGTTTATTTCCCCATATATCTTCTGTAAACATCACAGGCTGCTCCCAGTTTGGAGATTTGACATTGAACTATAAAAAAGTAAGTTGGCTCAAATTCCAGCATCCTCGATCAGGTGAATTGCGTTCCAGGTTAAGGAGTTTGAAACAGGCTACAGATGTTGCTAAGTCTAAGGGCTTAGGAGGTGATACAGATGATTTTGGTAACCTTAAGGATTACTTTGATCGAGTGGAAAAGCGAGACTCAGCTAATCAGTTATTCCGAAAGAGCTTATACAAACGTTCAAAATTGTATGATGCAAGGAAATCATCGGCAATTCTATCCAGGGATGCTCGTATCAGGCGATGGGCGGTTAAAAAGTCAGAACATGGGTATAAGCGAGTAGAGGAATTCCTTGCTTCAAGCCTTAGGGGCATCATGAAGCAAAATACTTTTGACTTCTTTACTTTAAAG GTCGCtcaaatagaggaaaaaatgaaaaacggtTACTACGTTAGTCATGGTTTGAAATCTGTCAAGGAGGATATCAGTCGGATGTGCAGGGAAGCAATTAA AGGGCGGAATCGGGGAGGCTCCAAAGACATGAACCGAATCATCGTACCATTTATTCAACTTGCCACACGTTTAGAAGAGGTCTCTATGGTTACGTCTTCATACAGAAGAGATGAATTAATGAAGTCATGGCAAGATGGCTCAGGATTCTCATCAGCCTCTAAGTACAACAAGAAGTTGAGTAAATCAGTAACTGAAAAGAAGTTCATGAGCAGGACTAGTGACACATTGGGTGTAAATGGTGCGTTGGACTACGGAGAATATGCATCTGACCGAGAAATCAGAAGGCGTTTGTCTAAACTGAATCGTAAATCATTTGGTTCGGGAAGTGAAACATCTTCTGAGCTATCTGAGAATGACAGTTATAGctcagcttcagcttcagaAAGTGAATCGGACATCCGTTCAGAAGGTCGATCACAGGACTCACGTGTCGAGAAATACTTCACATCAGATGAGTCCTTTGATTCTGTGATCGAAGAGCGAGAATGGGGTGCACGTATGACCAAAGCTGGTCTTGTGCCACCAGTCACTAGGAAATATGAAGTGATTGAAAAGTACACAATTGTCGCTGACGAGGAGGAGGTACAACGAAAGATGCGGGTTTCTTTGCCAGAAGACTATGCTGAGAAGCTTAAGGCACAAAAAAATGGTACTGAAGAGTTAGATATGGAACTTCCTGAAGTCAAGGAGTATAAACCAAGAAAGCTTCTTGGCAACGAGGTTTTAGAGCAAGAGGTGTATGGAATCGATCCCTACACTCATAACCTCTTACTTGATTCAATGCCAGAATTGGACTGGTCACTGCAGGATAAACATTCGTTTATAGAAGATGTAGTCTTACGTACCCTGAACAGGCAAGCTAGGTTGTTCACTGGATCTGGTAACACCCCCATGGTATTCCCTTTAAGGCCTGTGATTGAAGAGCTCAAAGAGAATGCTCGTGAAGAGTGTGATATACAAACAATGAGGATGTGTCAAGGCATCTTAAAGGCTATAGAAAGTCGTTCTGATGATAATTATGTGTCTTATCGGAAG GGCCTCGGTGTGGTGTGCAACAAACAAAGTGGTTTTGTAGTAGAAGATTTTGTTGTTGAATTTCTTGGAGAG GTTTATCCTGTTTGGAAGTGGTTTGAGAAGCAAGATGGAATTCGTTCCTTGCAGGAAAACAAAACTGATCCTGCACCAGAGTTTTACAATATATATCTTGAGAGACCAAAG GGTGATGCTGATGGATATGATTTAGTTGTTGTTGATGCCATGCACAAGGCTAATTATGCTAGTCGAATTTGTCACTCTTGCCGACCGAACTGTGAAGCTAA GGTTACTGCGGTGGATGGACACTACCAGATTGGCATATATTCAGTACGTCCTATTGAGTATGGCGAAGAGATAACTTTTGATTATAATTCTGTAACTGAG AGTAAGGAAGAATATGAGGCGTCTGTTTGCTTGTGTGGTAGCCAAGTTTGCCGGGGCAGCTACTTGAATCTCACTGGTGAAGGTGCATTTCAGAAG GTATTAAAGGAATGGCATGGTCTGCTGGATCGACACAAACTGATGCTAGAAGCTTGTATACTAAATTCAGTTTCAGAAGAAGATTATCTTGAGTTGGGAAGAGCTGGACTGGGAAGTTGTTTGCTTGGTGGGCTGCCAGATTGGGTGATTGCGTATACTGCTCGTCTG GTGCGATTCATCAATTTCGAGAGAACTAAGCTTCCAGAGGAAATTCTTAAGCATAATAtggaagaaaagagaaaatatttctCAGACGTACACCTTGATGTTGAGAAAAGTGATGCTGAGGTTCAG GCTGAGGGTGTCTACAATCAGAGGCTTCAGAATTTGGCTGTCACACTTGACAAG GTAAGATATGTTATGAGACGTGTGTTTGGGGATCCAAAGAACGCTCCTCCCCCGCTCGAGAGGCTTACTCCTGAAGAAACAGTCTCTCTTTTATGGAACGGGGATGGTTCCTTAGTTGAAGAGCTGCTTCAGTGCCTGTCACCTCACGTGGAGGAAGGCATTGTTGATGAACTTAGATACAAAATTCGCGCCCATGATCCATCTGGATCTGCAGATGTCCTTGAGGAGCTTCAGAGATCATTACTTTG